From a region of the Sulfitobacter sp. S190 genome:
- a CDS encoding NAD(P)/FAD-dependent oxidoreductase yields the protein MAQVDHLIIGSGINALVAAAMLSRKGDSVLVIEREERLGGCMFTSDAVTLPGFHHDVMAATFVLFMTSPAYAALADDLAKHGFEFCHTPHPTAVLRPCGNAVVLGMDRGQNVAAFNALSPGAGEQHAADVGAVERDADFLFALLGQRLWCRQTAQLIAKQAWRKGLNGLKAWIGEALEPARGWLETRYDNEDIQALWAPWVSHVGLTPEATYSGQMGRVIAFALEAAGAPVVKGGAGQAAAAFSDLIMANGGQLRTGVEAKRIIVRNGRAVGVETADGSQLHARNVIASTAPGQLFDELLVDQTPPDAAKKFRHGRGNFQLHYALDAPPEWIAEGLDDVALIHLSDGIDAVSKSSNEAERGMIPQTPTICVGQPHVLDPSRCPEGKAILWCQIPDSPPAIKGDAAGEIDTTPAWTADMREAFADRIEGILRKSIRNFDKIALKRRAYSPADLEEMNINLVGGDPYGGACALDQFFVWRPHAGAVNNATRIKGLHHIGASTHPGPGLGGGSGFNLAKGLGA from the coding sequence GTGGCGCAGGTCGATCATCTGATTATCGGGTCGGGCATCAACGCGTTGGTGGCCGCCGCGATGCTGTCGCGCAAGGGCGACAGCGTATTGGTGATTGAGCGCGAAGAACGGTTGGGCGGCTGCATGTTCACGTCCGACGCGGTCACGCTTCCCGGGTTTCACCACGACGTGATGGCCGCGACGTTCGTGTTGTTCATGACAAGCCCTGCCTACGCTGCTTTGGCCGACGATCTGGCAAAGCACGGGTTCGAATTTTGCCATACGCCCCATCCGACGGCAGTGTTGCGCCCGTGCGGTAACGCAGTGGTGTTGGGCATGGATCGGGGACAGAACGTCGCCGCCTTCAACGCGTTGAGCCCGGGGGCAGGGGAACAGCACGCGGCGGATGTAGGCGCGGTCGAGCGGGACGCCGATTTCCTGTTTGCCTTGCTGGGCCAGCGTCTTTGGTGCCGACAAACCGCCCAGCTGATCGCGAAACAGGCGTGGCGGAAGGGTCTTAACGGATTGAAAGCATGGATCGGTGAGGCGCTCGAACCCGCGCGCGGTTGGCTGGAGACCCGCTACGACAATGAAGACATACAGGCACTCTGGGCGCCGTGGGTTTCGCACGTGGGTCTTACGCCCGAGGCGACCTATTCGGGCCAGATGGGCAGGGTCATCGCCTTCGCGCTCGAGGCGGCGGGCGCGCCCGTGGTCAAAGGCGGCGCAGGACAGGCGGCGGCTGCTTTTTCCGACCTGATCATGGCCAACGGCGGGCAACTCCGGACCGGGGTCGAAGCGAAACGCATCATCGTCCGGAACGGGCGCGCGGTGGGGGTCGAGACAGCCGACGGCAGCCAGTTGCACGCACGCAATGTCATCGCATCCACCGCGCCGGGCCAACTTTTCGATGAATTGCTCGTCGATCAAACGCCGCCCGATGCCGCCAAGAAATTCCGGCACGGCCGCGGCAACTTCCAGCTGCACTATGCCCTTGATGCCCCGCCGGAATGGATTGCCGAGGGGCTGGACGATGTGGCGCTCATTCATCTGAGTGACGGCATCGATGCGGTCTCGAAATCCAGTAACGAGGCCGAAAGGGGCATGATCCCCCAAACGCCAACAATCTGTGTGGGCCAACCCCACGTGCTCGATCCATCCCGCTGCCCGGAGGGCAAGGCGATCCTGTGGTGCCAGATTCCCGACAGTCCGCCGGCGATCAAAGGCGATGCCGCCGGAGAAATCGACACAACGCCCGCATGGACAGCCGACATGCGTGAGGCCTTTGCGGACAGGATCGAAGGAATACTGCGCAAGTCCATCCGCAACTTCGACAAGATCGCGTTGAAGCGGCGGGCCTATTCGCCCGCTGATCTGGAAGAGATGAACATAAATCTCGTCGGCGGCGACCCTTATGGCGGCGCATGTGCGTTGGATCAGTTCTTTGTCTGGCGCCCCCACGCCGGTGCGGTTAACAACGCCACCCGGATCAAGGGGCTGCATCACATCGGCGCCTCGACCCATCCCGGACCGGGCCTAGGTGGCGGTTCGGGCTTTAATCTGGCGAAAGGGCTGGGGGCATGA
- a CDS encoding MarR family winged helix-turn-helix transcriptional regulator, with protein sequence MNRQRKIDTETEHRLGEMGLENFAPYLMNRIMGRYNNAMREEMAALGLTTPQMRSLAVLSVIDGILIRELAVYAVVQQSTLSRALDALDRDGLIRRETDAEDSRATRVYLTAAGREAYHRLWPHMSAAYKAMFKGIDDDEQRAFVGTLQKMLRNIRKHDF encoded by the coding sequence ATGAACAGGCAACGTAAGATCGACACAGAGACAGAGCACCGTCTGGGTGAGATGGGGCTGGAGAATTTCGCACCCTACCTGATGAACAGGATTATGGGGCGGTACAACAATGCGATGCGCGAGGAAATGGCGGCGCTTGGCCTGACCACGCCGCAGATGCGCTCGCTTGCCGTGCTGTCTGTGATCGACGGGATCTTGATCCGCGAACTTGCGGTCTATGCGGTGGTACAGCAATCGACACTCAGCCGGGCGCTGGATGCCCTTGACCGCGACGGGTTGATCCGCCGCGAGACGGATGCAGAAGACAGCCGCGCCACGCGCGTCTATCTGACAGCGGCCGGGCGCGAGGCTTACCACAGGCTCTGGCCGCATATGTCCGCGGCCTACAAGGCGATGTTCAAGGGGATCGACGACGACGAACAGCGGGCCTTTGTGGGAACGCTGCAAAAAATGCTGCGCAATATTCGCAAGCACGATTTCTAG
- a CDS encoding indolepyruvate ferredoxin oxidoreductase subunit alpha produces the protein MAERSFKAEVEHLRKGAGETFTGEGILAITKALLENGVGYVGGYQGAPISHLMDVLADAQDLMGELGVRFEANASEAAAAAMLAASVHYPIRGAVTFKGPVGVNVASDALANLSSSGVTGGALIIVGEDYGEGSSIMQERSHGFAMKSQFWLLDPRPNLPSITKAVKDGFELSEASNTPVMLMVRIRSCHVTGSFQTRDNVPPPLSVRDALSAPRSDFNRVVLPPMSYLHEQDKVQNRWPAAERFIVDHGLNEFFGPRDAPVGIVVQGGMYNGVIRALQRLGLADTAGQSDIPIYVLNVTYPLVRDEFEQFCKGKNDLLIVEEGQPDHIEQQLGSYLFKARSDIRLSGKDVLPMAGEYTGQVMLDGVTGFLKKAAPDMLPSIVRAPNAPASDIPDLSKTVPIRPPGFCTGCPERPIFAAMKLTEQELGKHQISGDIGCHLFASLPPFEIGGATMGYGLGPASNAAFDGGGEKRAISILGDGGFWHNGLSSSIGNMVFNRSDSVAVIVDNYYSAATGGQDLPSSRAKNATKATGHPITKALEGVGVEWIRQVDHTYDVGRMRSVLREALTTDYDGPKVIVASSECMLNRQRREKPQRAKAIKEGRRVDIPRFGVDADVCTGDHACIRLSGCPSLSLKRLDDPLRDDPVAHIDQTCVGCGNCGEVADAAVLCPSFYRADVVHNPGRVEITLNRVRSNIINWFQTRRDARRLRLEDVS, from the coding sequence ATGGCGGAAAGGTCGTTCAAGGCTGAGGTGGAGCATCTGCGCAAGGGGGCAGGTGAGACGTTTACCGGAGAGGGCATTCTGGCGATCACAAAGGCGCTGCTGGAAAACGGCGTGGGATATGTCGGGGGGTATCAGGGTGCGCCGATCAGCCACCTGATGGACGTTCTGGCGGATGCACAGGATTTGATGGGCGAGCTGGGTGTGCGGTTCGAGGCGAACGCGTCCGAAGCTGCAGCAGCGGCGATGCTGGCGGCGTCAGTTCATTACCCGATCCGCGGCGCGGTGACGTTCAAGGGCCCCGTAGGGGTCAACGTGGCCTCTGACGCGCTGGCCAACCTCAGCTCATCGGGGGTAACGGGCGGCGCCCTGATCATCGTAGGCGAAGACTACGGTGAGGGTTCTTCCATCATGCAGGAGCGCAGCCACGGCTTTGCCATGAAGTCGCAATTCTGGCTGCTCGATCCGCGGCCCAACCTTCCGTCCATCACAAAGGCCGTGAAGGACGGGTTCGAATTGTCCGAAGCCTCCAACACGCCCGTCATGTTGATGGTGCGTATCCGTTCGTGCCACGTTACCGGCAGCTTCCAGACACGGGACAATGTGCCGCCGCCGCTGAGCGTGCGCGATGCGCTGAGCGCGCCCCGCTCCGATTTCAATCGTGTCGTTCTGCCTCCGATGAGCTATCTGCACGAACAGGACAAAGTGCAAAACCGCTGGCCTGCCGCCGAGCGGTTCATTGTCGATCACGGGCTGAACGAATTCTTCGGTCCCCGCGATGCGCCAGTCGGGATCGTGGTGCAGGGGGGAATGTACAACGGCGTTATCCGTGCACTTCAAAGGCTCGGACTTGCCGACACCGCAGGGCAAAGCGACATCCCCATTTATGTGTTGAACGTGACATACCCCCTCGTCAGGGATGAGTTCGAGCAGTTCTGCAAAGGCAAGAACGATCTCCTGATCGTCGAGGAAGGCCAGCCCGACCATATAGAGCAGCAGCTGGGATCCTACCTTTTCAAAGCCCGCTCCGACATACGGTTGAGTGGTAAGGACGTGTTGCCAATGGCGGGCGAATACACCGGGCAGGTTATGCTCGATGGTGTCACCGGTTTTCTCAAGAAAGCCGCACCCGACATGCTGCCCAGCATCGTGCGTGCCCCCAACGCGCCTGCCTCCGACATTCCGGATCTGTCGAAAACCGTTCCGATCCGGCCGCCGGGTTTCTGCACCGGCTGCCCCGAGCGGCCGATCTTTGCCGCGATGAAGCTGACGGAGCAGGAGTTGGGCAAACACCAGATTTCGGGCGACATCGGGTGCCACCTGTTTGCATCCCTACCGCCGTTTGAAATCGGCGGCGCGACGATGGGGTACGGGCTGGGCCCTGCATCGAACGCCGCCTTCGACGGGGGCGGCGAAAAACGTGCGATATCGATACTGGGCGACGGGGGCTTTTGGCACAACGGGCTGAGCTCTTCGATCGGCAACATGGTATTCAACCGTTCTGACAGCGTGGCGGTCATTGTCGACAACTACTATTCCGCAGCGACAGGCGGGCAGGATTTGCCATCGTCGCGGGCCAAGAACGCCACAAAAGCCACGGGGCATCCCATCACCAAGGCATTGGAGGGTGTCGGCGTCGAGTGGATACGCCAGGTCGATCATACCTACGATGTCGGCCGTATGCGGTCGGTCCTCCGAGAAGCGCTGACAACCGATTACGACGGCCCGAAAGTCATCGTTGCCTCATCCGAATGCATGTTGAACCGCCAGCGCCGCGAAAAGCCGCAGCGTGCCAAGGCAATCAAGGAAGGCAGGCGCGTCGATATCCCCCGCTTTGGTGTGGACGCGGATGTGTGCACCGGCGATCATGCGTGCATCCGGCTGTCCGGGTGTCCTTCCCTGTCGCTGAAAAGGCTTGATGATCCGCTGCGCGATGATCCGGTCGCGCATATCGACCAAACCTGCGTCGGCTGCGGCAATTGCGGTGAAGTGGCGGATGCGGCGGTTCTTTGTCCGTCTTTCTATCGCGCGGATGTGGTGCACAACCCCGGCAGGGTCGAAATCACGCTGAACAGGGTCCGGTCCAATATCATCAACTGGTTCCAGACCCGACGGGATGCCCGCCGGCTGCGTCTGGAGGATGTCTCTTGA
- a CDS encoding indolepyruvate oxidoreductase subunit beta family protein, producing MARITKIAVMAVGGQGGGVLTSWIESLARSQGYMVQATSVAGVAQRTGATIYYIEMAPAAEAAPVFALAPSAGDVDILIAAEMMEVGRAIQRGFVTPDRTTLIGSTHRALAVSEKTVPGDGIAKSQEVQAAAEIAAQRLILADMEGLAVGQGSVISASLFGALAAADILPFTRQSFEDAIRAGGKGVEPSLRAFAAGFDAAKTGPAQSNITPRETAPNRMVGPARLLRKWEVLQTRARAFPAPVANMAQRGLEKVVNFQDCAYGQMYLDQLDPIIARDGEQNDWLLSIEAAKYVSNAMAYDDIIRVADLKSRAPRVKRIRDEMNVRDGQVMQVTEFFHPRAAEITGMMPAAMGARWEADPKKMDRLDRWFGKGRRLRTDGLFAFFVLHTLGGLKNYRLRTRRHQVEMDHLQNWLERSLSYCDTDYALSVELLRCRRLIKGYSDTHARGLGKFDTVMNAAEILHGRDDAAEWIARLREAALQDPDGRALDGAIRTVRSFV from the coding sequence ATGGCGCGTATCACCAAGATTGCGGTGATGGCCGTCGGGGGGCAGGGCGGGGGGGTGCTCACTTCGTGGATCGAAAGCCTTGCCCGATCACAGGGGTACATGGTGCAGGCCACCAGTGTCGCGGGCGTGGCGCAGCGCACGGGCGCCACGATCTACTATATCGAAATGGCACCGGCCGCGGAGGCCGCACCGGTGTTTGCCCTCGCGCCATCGGCGGGCGACGTCGATATCCTGATCGCCGCGGAGATGATGGAAGTGGGCCGTGCGATACAGCGCGGGTTTGTCACGCCGGATCGGACGACGTTGATCGGATCGACGCACCGCGCGCTCGCCGTGAGCGAAAAGACAGTGCCCGGCGACGGTATCGCAAAGTCGCAAGAGGTGCAGGCAGCGGCCGAGATCGCCGCACAGAGACTGATCCTCGCCGATATGGAGGGTTTGGCTGTCGGCCAGGGCTCGGTAATTTCGGCGTCATTGTTCGGGGCTCTGGCCGCGGCGGATATCCTGCCCTTCACGCGGCAAAGCTTTGAAGACGCGATCCGCGCGGGCGGCAAAGGGGTCGAACCGAGCCTTCGTGCCTTTGCCGCGGGTTTCGATGCGGCAAAGACCGGCCCGGCGCAAAGTAACATCACCCCACGAGAGACTGCGCCCAACCGCATGGTCGGCCCCGCCCGTCTGTTGCGCAAATGGGAGGTTCTGCAAACCCGCGCGCGTGCCTTTCCCGCGCCGGTCGCGAATATGGCGCAACGCGGGTTGGAAAAGGTCGTCAACTTTCAGGACTGCGCCTACGGCCAGATGTATCTCGACCAACTCGACCCGATCATCGCACGTGACGGGGAACAAAACGACTGGCTGCTGAGTATCGAGGCGGCGAAATACGTCTCTAACGCGATGGCTTACGACGATATTATACGTGTGGCCGATCTCAAAAGCCGCGCCCCCCGCGTCAAACGCATCCGTGACGAAATGAACGTGCGTGACGGACAGGTCATGCAGGTGACCGAGTTCTTTCACCCCCGCGCGGCGGAGATTACCGGCATGATGCCTGCTGCGATGGGCGCGCGGTGGGAAGCGGACCCGAAGAAAATGGACCGTCTAGACCGCTGGTTCGGGAAGGGGCGACGGCTGCGGACCGATGGCCTGTTTGCCTTTTTCGTGTTGCACACGCTGGGCGGGTTGAAGAACTACCGTTTGCGCACCCGCCGTCATCAGGTCGAGATGGATCATCTGCAGAACTGGCTGGAGCGTAGCCTGTCCTACTGCGACACGGACTATGCGCTGTCGGTCGAATTGCTGCGCTGCAGGCGCCTGATCAAAGGGTATTCCGACACCCACGCACGCGGGCTCGGCAAGTTTGATACGGTGATGAACGCGGCAGAGATTTTGCATGGCCGCGACGACGCTGCGGAATGGATCGCACGCCTGCGAGAGGCCGCCTTGCAGGATCCCGACGGTCGCGCATTGGATGGCGCGATCCGGACAGTCCGCTCTTTCGTCTAG
- the glpK gene encoding glycerol kinase GlpK, with protein MTARYILAIDQGTTSSRAIVFDADMRVTASAQEEFTQHFPQSGWVEHDPGDLWSTTASTCRAAIEKAGLTGDDIAAIGITNQRETVVVWDTETGKPLYNAIVWQDRRTADYCRELRDAGHEKLITDTTGLLADPYFSATKLKWVLDTHEGARERAAEGKLKFGTVDSFLIWKLTGGEAHVTDATNAARTMLYNIHKGAWSEQICELMDIPTAMLPRVMDCAADFGMTRPDLFGRPIPILGVAGDQQAATVGQACFKPGMMKSTYGTGCFALLNTGDTPVASKNRLLTTIGYQLDGKPTYALEASIFVAGAVVQWLRDGLGIIKDAGETQGLAEKADENQNVILVPAFVGLGAPYWNPDCRGAVYGLTRGTGPAEMSKAALESVGFQTRDLLEAMHADWPNADGTAGTLRVDGGMANSDWAMQFLSDIIGAPVDRPQVVETTALGAAWLAGQRAGLYPDMQGFADSWALDETFEPSMDPDTRKDRYAAWTRAVQATLSV; from the coding sequence ATGACCGCTCGCTACATCCTCGCCATCGATCAGGGCACCACGTCGTCCCGCGCCATTGTCTTTGACGCAGATATGCGGGTCACGGCCTCCGCCCAAGAAGAATTCACGCAGCATTTTCCGCAGTCGGGCTGGGTCGAGCACGATCCCGGCGATCTGTGGAGCACCACCGCGTCGACCTGTCGTGCCGCGATCGAAAAGGCGGGTCTGACAGGGGACGATATTGCCGCAATCGGCATCACCAACCAGCGCGAGACGGTCGTCGTTTGGGATACCGAGACAGGCAAACCACTCTACAACGCGATCGTCTGGCAGGACCGCCGCACCGCCGACTACTGCCGCGAGTTGCGCGACGCAGGCCACGAGAAGCTGATCACCGACACGACCGGTCTGCTGGCCGACCCCTATTTTTCGGCCACAAAGCTGAAATGGGTGCTCGATACCCACGAAGGTGCCCGTGAACGCGCCGCAGAGGGCAAACTGAAATTCGGCACCGTCGACAGCTTTCTGATCTGGAAACTCACCGGCGGGGAAGCCCATGTAACCGATGCCACCAACGCCGCCCGCACGATGCTCTACAACATTCACAAGGGCGCGTGGTCGGAACAGATTTGCGAGCTGATGGATATCCCGACCGCCATGCTTCCCCGCGTGATGGATTGTGCTGCTGACTTCGGTATGACGCGGCCCGATCTGTTTGGTCGGCCGATCCCGATCCTTGGTGTTGCGGGGGATCAGCAGGCCGCGACCGTCGGACAGGCCTGTTTCAAGCCCGGAATGATGAAATCGACCTACGGCACGGGCTGTTTCGCGCTGCTCAACACCGGTGATACGCCCGTTGCGTCGAAAAACCGGCTGCTGACGACCATCGGATACCAGCTGGACGGCAAGCCGACCTACGCGCTCGAGGCGTCGATCTTTGTGGCCGGTGCCGTGGTCCAATGGCTGCGGGATGGTTTGGGCATCATCAAGGATGCGGGCGAAACGCAAGGCTTGGCCGAAAAGGCCGACGAGAACCAGAATGTTATCCTCGTCCCGGCATTTGTCGGTCTGGGCGCGCCCTATTGGAACCCCGATTGTCGCGGTGCGGTCTACGGTCTGACGCGCGGCACCGGGCCGGCAGAGATGTCAAAAGCGGCGCTCGAAAGCGTCGGCTTCCAGACCCGCGACCTGCTCGAGGCAATGCATGCCGATTGGCCGAACGCGGACGGCACAGCCGGCACATTGCGGGTGGACGGCGGGATGGCCAACAGCGACTGGGCCATGCAGTTCCTCTCGGACATTATCGGCGCGCCGGTGGACCGGCCACAGGTCGTCGAGACAACAGCGCTCGGGGCGGCATGGTTGGCCGGCCAACGGGCGGGGCTTTATCCGGACATGCAGGGCTTTGCGGACTCTTGGGCGCTTGACGAAACCTTCGAGCCATCGATGGACCCCGACACGCGCAAGGACCGCTACGCCGCGTGGACAAGGGCGGTACAGGCCACGCTGAGCGTCTAG
- the glpD gene encoding glycerol-3-phosphate dehydrogenase, which produces MNDATTPDITDIFVIGGGVNGAGIARDAAGRGLSVKLAEMNDLASATSSASTKLFHGGLRYLEYFEINLVRHALAEREVLLSAMPHISWPMRFVLPYHPDMRFEGETPTSKILNTVMPWMKGRRPAWLIRMGLFMYDNLGGRKILPATRTLRLRGTQEGAPLEDRFEKAFEYSDCWIEDSRLVVLNARDAERLGARIMTQTKVLSAARIDDVWEITTEGPTGPETHRARILVNAGGPWVGDIIQTKVRVNSTEGVRLVRGSHIVTKRLFDHEKCYFFQGEDGRIIFAIPYETDFTLIGTTDAEHTDLDRKPVCTPEERDYLVNFANQYFKQDISADDVVWTYSGVRPLYDDGAKSATAATRDYVLSVDDTGAPLLNIFGGKITTYRKLAEDAMDKLAPFIKGLKPHWTAGQPLPGGDFAVADVGKLIDELQRDFPFLSPRWAQRLIRAYGTDARIILGDATTEGDLGQNFGADLTAAEIRYLMAHEYASSAEDILWRRSKLGLRLDKDATDAIDSFIQQTSEAA; this is translated from the coding sequence ATGAACGATGCGACAACCCCTGACATCACCGACATCTTTGTGATCGGTGGCGGTGTGAACGGTGCGGGCATCGCGCGGGACGCGGCAGGGCGCGGCCTGTCGGTCAAACTGGCGGAAATGAACGATCTTGCCTCGGCAACATCATCAGCCTCGACCAAACTTTTTCACGGCGGGCTGCGGTATCTCGAGTATTTCGAGATCAATCTGGTGCGTCATGCGCTGGCCGAACGCGAGGTGTTGCTCAGCGCAATGCCACATATTTCGTGGCCGATGCGCTTTGTGCTGCCCTACCATCCCGACATGCGGTTCGAAGGTGAAACGCCGACCTCGAAGATCCTCAACACGGTTATGCCGTGGATGAAAGGGCGGCGTCCTGCGTGGCTGATCCGGATGGGATTGTTCATGTATGACAATCTGGGCGGTCGCAAAATCCTGCCTGCCACCCGCACCCTGCGCCTGCGGGGCACGCAGGAAGGGGCACCGCTCGAGGACAGGTTCGAAAAGGCGTTTGAATACTCCGATTGCTGGATCGAGGACAGCAGGCTTGTCGTTCTGAACGCCCGCGATGCAGAACGGTTGGGCGCCCGCATCATGACGCAGACGAAAGTCCTGTCCGCTGCGCGGATCGACGACGTCTGGGAAATTACGACCGAAGGCCCAACAGGGCCGGAGACCCACCGGGCCAGAATTCTCGTGAACGCCGGTGGTCCGTGGGTCGGCGATATCATCCAGACCAAGGTCCGAGTGAATTCCACGGAAGGCGTGCGGTTGGTCCGCGGCAGCCATATCGTCACCAAACGGCTTTTTGATCACGAAAAATGCTATTTCTTTCAGGGTGAAGATGGCCGGATTATCTTCGCAATTCCGTATGAGACCGATTTCACCCTGATCGGCACGACAGACGCGGAACACACCGATCTGGACCGCAAACCGGTCTGCACACCCGAAGAGCGGGACTATCTGGTCAATTTTGCCAACCAGTATTTCAAGCAGGACATCTCTGCGGATGATGTCGTCTGGACCTATTCCGGTGTGCGCCCGCTTTATGATGATGGCGCGAAATCGGCCACCGCAGCCACACGCGATTACGTGCTGTCGGTCGACGACACAGGCGCGCCGCTTCTCAATATCTTTGGTGGCAAGATCACCACCTACCGCAAGCTCGCAGAGGACGCGATGGACAAACTCGCGCCATTCATCAAGGGGCTGAAGCCGCACTGGACCGCGGGCCAGCCTTTGCCGGGCGGGGATTTTGCGGTGGCCGATGTCGGCAAGCTTATCGATGAGCTGCAGCGCGATTTCCCGTTTCTCTCGCCCCGTTGGGCGCAACGTCTGATCCGCGCCTACGGCACGGACGCGCGGATCATTCTGGGGGATGCCACGACCGAAGGGGATCTGGGGCAGAATTTCGGCGCCGATCTGACAGCCGCCGAGATCAGGTATCTCATGGCGCATGAATACGCATCCTCGGCAGAGGACATCCTCTGGCGTCGATCGAAGTTGGGTCTGCGGCTGGACAAAGACGCGACAGATGCCATTGATAGCTTTATCCAACAGACTTCGGAGGCCGCATGA
- a CDS encoding pyridoxamine 5'-phosphate oxidase family protein has product MTEEHERLWEIISDMPACMVTTQDGDVMRARPMATFIDKDARTIRFVTDNGSAKLSELADDHDLCLTFADTKSMLYASVSGKGKVSRDRDLIRKLWGPYCDVFFPGGADEADVAVITVVPTQAEYWDNDKNSVAMAYEMVKAYFSDDGPDLGGNAKLSM; this is encoded by the coding sequence ATGACTGAAGAACACGAACGCCTGTGGGAGATCATCTCCGATATGCCGGCCTGCATGGTAACAACGCAAGACGGCGATGTGATGCGGGCGCGCCCAATGGCGACTTTTATCGACAAGGATGCGCGCACGATCCGTTTCGTGACCGACAACGGCAGCGCAAAGCTGTCTGAGCTTGCGGATGATCATGATCTTTGTCTGACCTTCGCGGACACGAAATCGATGCTTTATGCTTCGGTGAGCGGCAAGGGCAAGGTCAGCCGTGATCGGGACCTGATCCGCAAACTCTGGGGGCCGTACTGCGACGTGTTCTTCCCGGGCGGCGCGGACGAGGCGGACGTGGCCGTTATCACCGTCGTGCCGACACAGGCAGAGTATTGGGACAACGACAAGAACAGCGTGGCAATGGCCTATGAGATGGTCAAAGCCTATTTCAGCGATGACGGCCCCGACCTTGGCGGCAATGCCAAGCTGTCGATGTAA
- the gdhA gene encoding NADP-specific glutamate dehydrogenase yields the protein MTFSLSPKHDSLEDYLADRAPNQPEFHQAVVEVMGDIKPIIDQHAAFKDANVFARLAEPERMISFQVPWQTDEGTIEVNRGYRVQYNGAIGPYKGGLRFHPSVNPSILKFLGFEQTFKNALTGLPMGGGKGGSDFNPKGRSEAEIMRFCSAFMQELHRHIGPDIDVPAGDINVGGREIGYLFGAYRRITNRFQGVLTGKGQSFGGSAMRTQATGFGVIYFLNQMLEAHDDGVEGKRVIISGAGNVATYAAQKAVELGARVITLSDSNGTIHDPDGLSQDKIDWVRSHKAQSGASLEAYVDAFGGTWHSGDTPWGVEADIALPCATQNELDGSAAKTLLKNGTMAVVEGANMPCTADAKQALRSADILYAPGKAANAGGVAVSGLEISQNRTRRPETADEVDEALHQIMFDIHSVCVEEGTRDGAVDYTKGANIAGFRKVADAIVMQGVG from the coding sequence ATGACATTTTCGCTTAGCCCGAAACACGACAGTCTCGAAGATTATCTGGCCGACCGTGCGCCCAATCAACCCGAGTTCCATCAGGCCGTTGTCGAAGTGATGGGTGACATCAAGCCCATCATCGACCAACACGCAGCCTTCAAGGATGCGAACGTGTTTGCGCGGTTGGCCGAGCCCGAGCGGATGATCAGCTTTCAGGTCCCATGGCAGACAGATGAGGGCACAATCGAGGTGAACCGCGGTTACCGTGTTCAGTACAACGGTGCGATCGGACCCTACAAGGGCGGGCTGCGGTTCCATCCATCGGTCAATCCGTCGATCCTGAAATTTCTGGGGTTCGAACAGACCTTCAAGAACGCGCTGACCGGACTGCCCATGGGCGGCGGCAAGGGAGGATCGGATTTTAACCCCAAGGGACGGTCCGAGGCGGAGATCATGCGCTTCTGCTCTGCCTTCATGCAGGAGCTTCACCGTCACATCGGACCGGACATCGATGTGCCCGCGGGTGACATAAATGTCGGCGGGCGCGAAATCGGGTATCTTTTCGGGGCGTATCGCCGGATTACCAACCGGTTTCAGGGGGTGCTGACCGGCAAGGGCCAGTCCTTTGGCGGCAGTGCCATGCGCACCCAAGCCACGGGTTTTGGCGTGATTTATTTTCTCAACCAGATGCTTGAGGCGCATGACGACGGTGTGGAGGGCAAGCGGGTCATCATTTCCGGCGCCGGCAATGTGGCGACCTATGCGGCCCAGAAAGCTGTCGAGCTCGGGGCGCGTGTCATCACGCTGTCGGACAGTAACGGGACGATCCACGACCCCGACGGCCTGTCGCAAGACAAGATCGACTGGGTGCGGTCACACAAGGCGCAATCCGGTGCCTCGCTCGAGGCATATGTCGATGCGTTCGGCGGCACGTGGCACAGCGGCGATACGCCGTGGGGCGTCGAGGCAGATATCGCCCTGCCCTGTGCCACGCAGAACGAACTTGACGGTTCTGCCGCCAAAACGCTTTTGAAGAACGGAACGATGGCGGTGGTCGAGGGCGCAAACATGCCCTGCACCGCCGATGCCAAGCAGGCTTTGCGAAGCGCGGACATTCTTTATGCGCCCGGCAAAGCCGCCAATGCGGGTGGTGTTGCCGTTTCCGGTCTGGAGATCAGCCAGAACCGGACCCGGCGTCCCGAAACCGCGGACGAAGTGGACGAAGCGCTGCACCAGATTATGTTCGATATCCACAGCGTCTGCGTCGAGGAAGGCACCCGCGACGGGGCCGTCGACTATACCAAGGGCGCGAATATTGCCGGTTTCCGCAAGGTGGCAGACGCCATCGTGATGCAGGGGGTCGGTTGA